The genome window TCAAAGTGATGTAGACATAGAGTCAAGAGTCTGAATTTCAAACCTATGAAGGGTATGTCGACTTTCAACAGTTTTAGACATAATTCTGTGACTATCAACGGGATTGACAACAGATGGACCACCAAATTCGACATCAGAtgttgtatgatgatgatattcAGACAATATATGAGGAGGTTAATCGGATATACGAGGATCGACACGAAGACACCATATGCAACTGTAAACATCGTGCCGACTGCAACCGCCATGAAGTACATGAACACGACTATCTATATGCCATGAAAACCACCGTGCACGGCTCTCCGCCGTCGTGAACCGCCGTGAATGCCTCTCGGCCGAGTGAGAAGACCATGAACTGGTGCTGGTGAACTACCGAAACCCTAAAGTGGAGATAATATATGTGCATATAATATTGAGTAATCATAATGTACAACATAAAACATGATGCAATTgacacaatgcacatgtgcatataatattGAGTAACCATAATGTACAACATAAAACATGATGCAATTgacacaatgcacatgtgcatataatattGAGTAATCATATTTTACATCATAAAACAATTGTGAACATGCTACAAAGGAGTATATCATTTAATGAGTCACAATTTACATAAAACGGATATAAAATACCATCTACTGACAAATTAAAGATTTATATATAAACCTTTTACCTGAGAAGATACCACTTGGCTAAAAATTCACCATCACTTCTATCACTTCTGACTTGCAACTACCACCAAACACCAAACAAGAATGCCTAATTTATTTGGGATTCGAATAGAATAAAACCTGCAGGAGTATGCTATATGTAAAATTGAATTACTTACAGCAGCCATCGTCCTGTCATTGCAACTTGTTTCGATTCCAGAACAACCAAATAATCTTTCAAAACGAGATTCGAATCAAGGGAAAATCATAAATTGAAATCATAGCATAAACATCTGAATTGGATTCGAAAACTAAAACCTGCAGATTGTGAAGAAAATCAAACAAATCAGTGAATAATGAAGATAATCGAAGCAGAATCCAAAATCGGATGAAAATTAGGTATTCCTACGTTTGAATGGTATCATATAAATCCAAAACCGATTGAAGAACTGTGTGAGGATTGGCGAAAGAAAGAAACAGGAAAACTCAATTGAAGATTATGCTATTCTTTAGATATCAGTCTCCGCTGTAAGATCACCGTAGTCGATGGATGCAAGATCTCTGATGAAACCCTAGATTGTGAAAGACTGTCGTGAACATGGGATGGAAATAAGGAGAGcgtgtttttttattaaatgtcACTTAATTACAaatttgccatgtgttcacattggttctcgcggttctcgcaataaagggtggttcctaacggatctttatcctatatatataggtagaggatcctgtaaaaagtgcccaaagtgtgagaagtgtattataacactatatataatactatataacaccatataaacaccgtataacaatatgtaataccatataatgccatataacactatgtaacactatgtaacgttatataacaaatataacactatagtttgtctgatagcatgtctatgatagatgtatagtgttatatattgttatatagtgatatatagtgttacatagtgttacatagtgttatattgtgttatatggtgttacatagtgtgttatacggtgtttatatggtgttatatagtgttatatatagtgttataatacacttctcacactttaggccctttttacactatccttaccctatatatatatatatatatatatatatatatatatatatataacgtaagtatctatagaaaacccacgttaatttagaaaacccgggaaactcaaagctcccgatgtttttttttcttgaaaaaaattacacatgttatatacatgtttttaagggttttgggcaaaaaaaaatcaaaaaaaacgccgagtagatattttaaaaaaaaaataaacaagttttagtgtaacacatgttacaaatatgtcagatgaatgtaacatgtgttacaccaaaacttgtttatttttttttaaaatatttactcggcgcttttttgattttttttttgcccaaaacccttaaaaacatgtatataacatgtgtaaattttttcaagataaaaaaacatcgggagctttgagtttcccgggttttctaaattaaagtgggttttctatacatccttcccctatatatatatatatatatatatatatatatatatatatatatatatatatatatataggataaagatccgttaggaaccacctcttattgcgagaaccgcgagaaccaatgtgaacacgtggcaaacttgtaattaatgatatttaattaaaaaacacGCGCTTATCATATGTCGTTCACTGCCCGTCGTTTTCAAGGTTCACTGTTGTCTTTTTCAAACTAGGTTTTCGTTTGAGATTTTGCATAATCGACGACGACGACGACTGATCTCTACATATTCACGGCGGCGACTGCTTTTCTACATTTTCACGGCGGCGTGGACTTACACATTTACTGATTTCGTCGTTTCGTTTGATATTTTGCATAAACAACGACGGCGGCGACTGATTTCTACATATTCACGGCGGCGACTGCTTTTCTACATTTTCACGGCGGCTTGGACTTACACATTTTACGGGGGGTTCAATTGTGATACTGATTTCGTCGTTGGTATACTGATTTCGGATACTAATGGCTTCGTCTGACTCATCTCGTGTTGGAGTTGAACCTTCTGCATCGGGTGATCAACATACAACATCTTCTTCGTATCATCCACAACAAGATGCTAGTTTTTGCGGCCCATCTAATGTCATTGTAAATCCTATTTCTGCTTTGGGTCCGTCTGATATTTCTGCTGTATGTCCGTCTGATGTTGATGTCAATACCTTACCTGCTGTTAATCCAACTGAAAGTTACAATCCTGTGTTTACAACAGTTGCAAACCCAGTTGCAAATCGACATACCCTTCATGGGTTTGAAATTCAGACGCTTGATTCAATGTTTACATCAGGCCACGTAGGCTCTGAAACTGCTAACTTACCTGATCAATCGTTATCCATTGACACCACATCTACGGGTACCACCACATCTACTGGTACAGCACCTACAAGCACAGAACATCAACATTTACAGTTCATTCGGTTTGAAACTAAAggtattttatatccattttatgTAAAATGTGAATTGTTCAATGATATACTCCTTTTTATCATGTTCACAACTCTATCATGTTCACAACTGTTTATGTTGTTCATTACGATTActcaatatgcacatgtgcattgtgttAACTGCATTTCACAACTCTATCATGTTCACAACTGTTTATGTTGTTCATTACGATTActcaatatgcacatgtgcattgtgttAACTGCATTGCATGTTTACAATTGTTttttgttgaaaatatgattacttaatgttatatgcacatgtgcattgtgttGAGTTCTTCATATTACACATCATTCATCTTTATCTCAAATTATGTTTTCAATGAAAATTTATGCACTGTGTTAAGTTCTTCATATTACACATTATTCATCTTTATCTCAAATTATGTTTTCAATGAAAATTTATGCACGTGTGCATTATGATTGCAAATCAATAACTTATGACATCGTACATTAACTGCCAATGTACATGTGCATATTAATTACAATTATACTATTCGTCCCTATATCATGttgacaattttttttaatttattaattatttccCACTATcatttaatttattaattatctcTTACAGGAACGATTACGTCTGCCATACATGCTACACCTAATGGCACCCCGTATTGGATACCTCAAGTTGATGATAGATACCTTCCAGTGGTAAATAGTACATTTACCCATTGGGAAGATATTGTCATGATGTACAACACATATGCTACGCAATCCGGGTTTTCTACTCGTATCGGTACATCGAAAAACAAAAAGTATCATGACAATCCTAATACGAAAATCTCCACTCATAGATATATATTATGTTCAAGAGAAGGACAACCACGAGTCACAGAATCTGACCCCAATGCTCCATCCAAAAATGCTCCAACCATATATGATAAATCTAAGAAACAACATAGACGAAGCCGATTCACAGTTTCCGGGTGTCGTGCGCGTATTAAAGTGAGGTTTGATCGTGCTACCGAACAATACAAAATATATGGTTTCATCGCCGCGCACAACCATTGCATGATTGGTAGCGATCACGCCAACATGTTAAAACAAAACAGGAAACTTGGATTTGAGGAGCAACAATTCATTCACAAAGTTAGTCTTAACAAAATTGGCCCAACTGTTGCTCATAACATTCAAGCATCACTTAAAGGCGGACCTCAAAATGTTCGTGGCACAACAGAAGATTTCAAAAATTGCTCTAGAGACATACGTGCATTCATCGGTGAACGCGATGCAGACATCCTCTTACATACCATGAGATCTCGAGTTACCAATCTTAATGATTTCTATTTTGATTGTGTCATAGTTGACAATGAGTTGCGATCTTTCTTTTGGGCTGATTTCGTATCATTACGAAATTATGAGGCTTTCGGTGATGTGTGTGCATTTGACGCTACATATGACACCAACAAGTAAGATACTATATTTTTTCATCATGTGAAATtactaatatttttttaatatcatATGTTTTATTTACAGATACAAAATGATTTTTGTGCCATTCACCGGAGTTGATCACCACAAAAAATGTGTTATCTTTGGCGCTGGCATGTTATACGATGAGACTATAGAGTCGTATACATGGTTACTAAACACCTTTCTGGCTGCATATAAGAAACAACCAATCTTTGTTCTCACTGACCAAGACGCATCAATGAAACAAGCTGTATCAACCGTTTTCACAAACTCCATCCATCGTttgtgcatgtggcacataatgagaAAACTTCCGTCCAAGGTAAACActctatttttttatattaacACGGCTCCAATTAAACCATATAATATGAGTAAATAATTCAActtttttattattcatgtttCCTCATTTACAGATTTCAAATGACATCCTTGATAACACCACTCTTCGTTCGTCAATACATAAGCTGGTGTGGAATTTATTCATCACACCACAAACATTTGAAGAAAGATGGCACGTGTTAATGGACGAATATCACCTAGACAATCATCCGTGGCTTTGTGAGATGTTTGCTATACGCCACGAATGGGTCCCGTGTTATTTCAGAGAGATACCGATGTGTTGTTTGATGAAGACTACATCCAGATGTGAGAGCTCAAACGCGCGTTTTAAAGTCAACTCGTCAGAAACTAACACATTAGTTCAATTTTTAATGTGTTTTGAAACCAGTATCGATGCTCAACGGCATACACAACGAGATCTCGAATTTAAAAGCGACATGTCGACCCCTCGCTTATCTACCGGTCTTCGCATAGAGGCACACGCGTCCGAAACATATACATGGTCTATGTTTCTTGAAGTTCGAAAAGAAATATATATGGGCATGTTCCATTGTATGCCAATTGAATGTCCTGGAACGACCGATGTAAAAAATTACACTGTTCGTCACTGCAAATCAAACATGTCTTATGTCAATGAATTCGAGGTATGTCCTTACCCCGATATACCATTACTACATATTAACCTCAATATATCTATTAATATACCATTACTACATATTAACCTCAATATATCTATTATAACTATCTACTGTCTGTCTACTGTCTACTGTCTGTTTGATCAATTTtttattatgcacatgtgcatatatcaATTTTTGTCATTTGTCTGTTTGATCAATTTtttattatgcacatgtgcatatatcaATTTTTGTCATTTGTCTGTTtttattatgcacatgtgcatatttgatcatttttttattatgcacatgtgcatatatcaATTTTTGTCATTTGTCTGTTTGATCAATTTtttattatgcacatgtgcatatatcaATTTTTGTCATTGTCTGTTTGAACAATTTtttattatgcacatgtgcatatatcaATTTTTGTCATGTTATGTTTGTTTGATCAATTtttattatgcacatgtgcatatatcaATTTTTGTCATGTTACAACTATTGTAACCGTCTGTTTGAttaatttttttggttttatcaaTTTTTTGTTATGCACGTGTGCATGTATCAAACTTTGTCTTATGTTATACCTATTGTCTGTctgattaattttttttattcacATGTGCATGTATCAAATTTTATCTTATGTTATTCACTCGTTCGTATATCAAACAGTGTTCATTCTACTTATAATATATGTTATGCATATGTGCAGGTGTCGCTCAATGTACCTGAACAAACTGTAAGCTGTACATGTCTTGGGTTCACTCGTATCGGATACCTATGCCGACATGTATTCTGTATATTCGGTTACCACCAAATTGAACGGATACCGTCCCACTACATCATTCCACGGTGGAAACGAGATGCGCTCCCGTCGGTTGTTCATAGCGTATCTAACATATACTCATCTAACAACAGCTAGTTTGCTATCATCCATAATGAAATAATGGATTTAGTCACTCAATGCACAACCCGACTCAGACGCAATCCTGATCAGCTACGTTCCTTATCTTCTGATATCAAACGCATCAGAAACCGCGTATTTGAATCGTTCCCGTGTGAGCCTCAACCTCGTTCCGTTCAAAAAACTGCAAACATTAGTGACATCT of Helianthus annuus cultivar XRQ/B chromosome 1, HanXRQr2.0-SUNRISE, whole genome shotgun sequence contains these proteins:
- the LOC110928736 gene encoding protein FAR1-RELATED SEQUENCE 5-like, translated to MASSDSSRVGVEPSASGDQHTTSSSYHPQQDASFCGPSNVIVNPISALGPSDISAVCPSDVDVNTLPAVNPTESYNPVFTTVANPVANRHTLHGFEIQTLDSMFTSGHVGSETANLPDQSLSIDTTSTGTTTSTGTAPTSTEHQHLQFIRFETKGTITSAIHATPNGTPYWIPQVDDRYLPVVNSTFTHWEDIVMMYNTYATQSGFSTRIGTSKNKKYHDNPNTKISTHRYILCSREGQPRVTESDPNAPSKNAPTIYDKSKKQHRRSRFTVSGCRARIKVRFDRATEQYKIYGFIAAHNHCMIGSDHANMLKQNRKLGFEEQQFIHKVSLNKIGPTVAHNIQASLKGGPQNVRGTTEDFKNCSRDIRAFIGERDADILLHTMRSRVTNLNDFYFDCVIVDNELRSFFWADFVSLRNYEAFGDVCAFDATYDTNKYKMIFVPFTGVDHHKKCVIFGAGMLYDETIESYTWLLNTFLAAYKKQPIFVLTDQDASMKQAVSTVFTNSIHRLCMWHIMRKLPSKISNDILDNTTLRSSIHKLVWNLFITPQTFEERWHVLMDEYHLDNHPWLCEMFAIRHEWVPCYFREIPMCCLMKTTSRCESSNARFKVNSSETNTLVQFLMCFETSIDAQRHTQRDLEFKSDMSTPRLSTGLRIEAHASETYTWSMFLEVRKEIYMGMFHCMPIECPGTTDVKNYTVRHCKSNMSYVNEFEVSLNVPEQTVSCTCLGFTRIGYLCRHVFCIFGYHQIERIPSHYIIPRWKRDALPSVVHSVSNIYSSNNS